A window from Sphingomonas bisphenolicum encodes these proteins:
- the groL gene encoding chaperonin GroEL (60 kDa chaperone family; promotes refolding of misfolded polypeptides especially under stressful conditions; forms two stacked rings of heptamers to form a barrel-shaped 14mer; ends can be capped by GroES; misfolded proteins enter the barrel where they are refolded when GroES binds), with translation MAAKEVKFASDARDRMLRGVDTLANAVKVTLGPKGRNVVIEKSFGAPRITKDGVTVAKEIELKDKFENMGAQMLREVANKQNDKAGDGTTTATVLAQSIVREGSKAVAAGMNPMDLKRGIDLAVTTVVEDLKAHAKKVSANSEIAQVATISANGDAEVGTILAEAMEKVGNEGVITVEEAKSLATELETVEGMQFDRGYLSPYFVTNAEKLKVELEDPYILIHEKKLSNLQALIPLLEQVVQSGRPLLIIAEDVEGEALATLVVNKLRGGLKVAAVKAPGFGDRRKAMLEDIAVLTAGSVVSEELGTKLENVTLGMLGRAKKVIIDKDNTTVVDGAGARDEIDARVAQIRAQIETTTSDYDREKLQERVAKLAGGVAVIRVGGATEVEVKEKKDRVDDALHATRAAVEEGILPGGGIALLRALKALDGLKAGNDDQQSGIDIIRRALRAPVRQICDNAGEDGAFIVGKLLESDDYNWGFNAASGQYEDLVKSGVIDPAKVVRTALQDAASVASLLITTEALVAELPKDEKAAPMPAMDY, from the coding sequence ATGGCTGCCAAGGAAGTGAAGTTCGCCTCGGACGCGCGCGATCGCATGCTGCGCGGCGTCGATACGCTGGCCAACGCCGTCAAGGTGACGCTCGGTCCCAAGGGCCGCAATGTGGTCATCGAGAAGAGCTTCGGCGCGCCGCGTATCACCAAGGACGGCGTCACCGTCGCCAAGGAAATCGAACTGAAGGACAAGTTCGAGAATATGGGCGCACAGATGCTGCGCGAGGTCGCCAACAAGCAGAACGACAAGGCCGGTGACGGCACGACCACCGCCACCGTGCTGGCCCAGTCCATCGTGCGCGAAGGCTCGAAGGCGGTCGCGGCGGGGATGAACCCCATGGACCTGAAGCGCGGCATCGACCTCGCCGTGACGACGGTCGTCGAGGATCTCAAGGCGCATGCCAAGAAGGTCTCGGCCAACAGTGAGATCGCCCAGGTCGCGACCATCTCGGCCAATGGCGATGCCGAAGTCGGCACCATCCTCGCAGAAGCGATGGAAAAGGTCGGCAATGAGGGTGTCATCACCGTCGAAGAGGCCAAGAGCCTCGCGACCGAGCTTGAGACGGTCGAGGGCATGCAGTTCGACCGCGGCTATCTCTCGCCCTACTTCGTGACCAACGCCGAGAAGCTGAAGGTCGAGCTCGAGGATCCCTACATCCTCATCCACGAGAAGAAGCTTTCGAACCTCCAGGCGCTCATTCCGCTGCTCGAGCAGGTGGTGCAGTCGGGCCGGCCGCTGCTCATCATCGCCGAGGACGTGGAAGGCGAAGCGCTCGCCACCCTCGTCGTCAACAAGCTGCGCGGCGGCCTCAAGGTCGCGGCCGTCAAGGCGCCGGGCTTTGGCGATCGCCGCAAGGCCATGCTCGAGGACATCGCGGTTCTCACCGCCGGCAGCGTGGTCAGCGAGGAACTCGGCACCAAACTGGAGAATGTCACGCTCGGCATGCTCGGCCGCGCCAAGAAGGTCATCATCGACAAGGACAACACCACGGTCGTCGATGGCGCCGGCGCGCGCGACGAGATCGACGCCCGCGTGGCGCAGATCCGGGCGCAGATCGAGACGACCACCAGCGACTATGACCGCGAGAAGCTCCAGGAGCGCGTGGCCAAGCTTGCCGGCGGCGTCGCCGTGATCCGCGTGGGCGGCGCGACCGAGGTCGAGGTCAAGGAGAAGAAGGACCGGGTCGACGACGCGCTGCACGCGACCCGCGCCGCTGTCGAGGAAGGCATTCTGCCTGGCGGCGGCATCGCGCTGCTCCGCGCGTTGAAGGCGCTCGACGGCCTCAAGGCAGGCAATGACGACCAGCAGTCCGGTATCGACATCATTCGCCGCGCCCTGCGCGCGCCGGTGCGCCAGATCTGCGACAATGCCGGTGAAGACGGCGCGTTCATCGTCGGCAAGCTGCTCGAAAGCGACGACTATAACTGGGGCTTCAATGCCGCGAGCGGCCAGTATGAGGACCTGGTGAAGTCGGGGGTCATCGATCCCGCCAAGGTCGTGCGCACCGCGCTGCAGGATGCGGCCTCGGTCGCATCCCTGCTCATCACGACCGAAGCGCTGGTCGCCGAGCTACCCAAGGATGAGAAGGCCGCGCCCATGCCGGCCATGGACTACTGA
- the groES gene encoding co-chaperone GroES gives MHFRPLHDRVLVRRIEAEEKTSGGIIIPDTAKEKPQEGEVLAVGPGTRDENGKLTDTTVKTGDRVLFGKWSGSEVRIDGEDLLIMKESDILGIIEPVAELKQAA, from the coding sequence ATGCATTTCCGCCCTTTGCACGACCGTGTGCTTGTTCGCCGCATCGAAGCCGAGGAGAAGACCTCGGGCGGCATCATCATCCCCGACACCGCCAAGGAAAAACCGCAGGAGGGTGAAGTCCTCGCGGTCGGCCCTGGCACTCGCGACGAAAACGGAAAGCTCACCGACACCACGGTGAAGACCGGCGACCGGGTGCTGTTCGGCAAATGGTCGGGCAGCGAGGTTCGCATCGATGGCGAGGATCTGCTCATCATGAAGGAGAGCGACATCCTCGGCATCATCGAGCCCGTCGCGGAGCTCAAGCAGGCCGCCTGA
- a CDS encoding usg protein, which produces MSDRGFLAQLQGYGMTTAEIHYYRPDAPSLLQLFVWQEYDLAPDFPVLFDFLDHWRHEITAALHSVRIAHEQMIRPTEWSAVDGILSIR; this is translated from the coding sequence ATGAGTGACCGCGGTTTTCTGGCGCAGCTGCAGGGCTACGGCATGACTACGGCGGAAATACACTATTACCGCCCTGACGCGCCGTCGCTCCTGCAGCTCTTTGTCTGGCAGGAATATGATCTCGCGCCCGATTTTCCAGTGTTGTTCGACTTCCTGGACCATTGGCGGCACGAGATCACCGCCGCCCTGCATTCCGTGCGGATCGCCCATGAGCAGATGATCCGTCCAACCGAATGGAGCGCGGTCGACGGGATACTCTCGATACGATGA
- a CDS encoding DUF1971 domain-containing protein has translation MPEPFRSTPVFDQNTIPARLRGNHRTKVGVWGVIRVLEGSLNLTYVEPHSQILLTQEVVGVVKPDQPHFVTPLGNVRMQVDFYHEPPKL, from the coding sequence ATGCCCGAACCCTTTCGCTCCACGCCTGTGTTCGACCAGAATACGATACCGGCTAGGCTGCGCGGCAATCATCGCACCAAGGTGGGGGTCTGGGGCGTCATCCGCGTCCTGGAAGGCTCCCTGAACCTCACCTATGTGGAGCCGCACAGTCAGATCCTTCTCACCCAGGAGGTTGTCGGGGTCGTGAAACCCGACCAGCCCCACTTCGTTACACCGCTCGGCAATGTCCGCATGCAGGTCGACTTTTACCATGAACCGCCCAAACTCTGA
- a CDS encoding NAD(P)/FAD-dependent oxidoreductase: protein MNRPNSDRVRAAGVSGAQPLDCLVIGGGPAGLTAAIYLARFHLAVTVADAGDSRAALIPRTRNHAGFPKGIAGAELLSRMREQALLHGAVYSQVRIEKLDKDGDVFLARGGPHRFAARSVLLATGVSNHRPDMDEVTHGQALSRGLLRYCPICDGYEVTDQRVAVLGTGAHGYKESIFLRSYTSDVTLIAPDGRHALSADEETGLRAAGINLLEGPCTAFLLGEDGLEIALPGGHHRFATLYPALGSTIHSQLAVDLGAEASGDGCLVVDSHQRTSVPGLYAAGDVVLGLDQISHAMGEGGVAATTIRNDLAQASPLRR, encoded by the coding sequence ATGAACCGCCCAAACTCTGATCGTGTCCGTGCGGCGGGCGTTTCGGGAGCACAGCCGCTCGACTGTCTGGTCATCGGCGGAGGCCCGGCGGGGCTTACGGCCGCGATCTACCTGGCACGCTTTCATCTCGCGGTCACCGTCGCCGACGCAGGCGACAGCCGCGCCGCGCTCATTCCCAGGACGCGCAATCATGCCGGCTTCCCCAAGGGGATCGCGGGCGCGGAGCTGCTGTCGCGGATGCGCGAACAGGCCCTGCTCCATGGCGCCGTCTATTCGCAGGTCCGGATCGAAAAATTGGACAAGGACGGAGATGTCTTCCTGGCTCGCGGCGGGCCGCATCGCTTCGCAGCACGCTCCGTCCTGCTCGCCACGGGCGTGTCGAACCACCGGCCCGATATGGACGAGGTGACGCATGGCCAAGCGCTGTCTCGTGGGCTTTTGCGCTACTGCCCGATCTGCGATGGTTATGAGGTGACCGACCAGCGTGTCGCGGTGCTCGGTACGGGAGCGCACGGGTACAAGGAATCGATATTCCTGCGCAGTTACACGAGCGACGTTACGTTGATCGCGCCAGATGGCAGGCATGCCCTGTCGGCGGATGAGGAGACGGGCCTGCGCGCGGCCGGGATCAATCTTCTCGAGGGGCCATGCACGGCCTTCCTGCTGGGCGAGGATGGACTAGAGATCGCGCTGCCCGGAGGACATCACCGCTTTGCGACCCTTTACCCCGCGCTGGGCTCGACGATCCACTCGCAATTGGCGGTCGATCTCGGCGCCGAAGCTTCGGGTGATGGATGCTTAGTGGTGGACAGCCACCAACGGACCAGCGTGCCGGGGCTCTATGCGGCCGGCGACGTCGTGCTTGGGCTCGACCAGATCAGCCACGCTATGGGGGAAGGCGGTGTCGCGGCAACAACCATCCGGAATGATTTGGCGCAAGCCTCACCGCTTCGGCGGTAA
- a CDS encoding transglutaminase-like domain-containing protein, whose translation MKIAIHAQLDYRFDRPTDVLLQLEAAAIPEQIIDDAHIDLSETEHFARVSAHDLIGERIWVRVGSELRVDYQATVSINRILNDCQALPAVPPHQLPGETVQYLMPSRYCPSDQFQSFVRAEFDALEGGRKVIAMRDWVHSHLSYVPGVSTSDTTAADTFIRRQGICRDYAHVLITLVRAAGIPARIASVYALGVEPQDFHAVAEVFLGGEWHLVDATGMAREAAMAKIGIGRDAADIAFLTAYGSAVLNSQSVQVQAVP comes from the coding sequence ATGAAGATCGCCATCCATGCCCAGCTCGACTATCGGTTCGACCGGCCGACCGACGTCCTCCTGCAGCTCGAAGCGGCGGCCATCCCGGAGCAGATAATCGATGACGCCCATATTGACCTGTCCGAGACCGAGCATTTTGCGCGCGTTTCGGCGCACGATCTGATTGGGGAAAGAATCTGGGTACGCGTCGGCAGCGAATTGCGCGTCGATTACCAGGCGACCGTCTCGATCAACCGGATCCTCAACGATTGCCAGGCATTGCCTGCCGTCCCGCCCCACCAGTTGCCGGGCGAGACGGTGCAGTATTTGATGCCGTCGCGCTATTGTCCCTCTGACCAGTTCCAGTCCTTCGTCCGCGCCGAATTCGATGCGCTGGAAGGCGGCCGGAAGGTGATCGCGATGCGCGACTGGGTGCATAGCCATCTCAGCTATGTGCCCGGCGTCAGCACATCGGACACGACGGCTGCCGATACCTTCATTCGACGGCAGGGTATCTGCCGGGATTATGCGCACGTCCTCATCACTCTCGTGCGCGCCGCAGGCATTCCGGCGCGCATAGCGAGCGTCTACGCGCTTGGCGTCGAACCGCAGGATTTTCACGCCGTGGCTGAGGTGTTCCTCGGCGGCGAATGGCATCTGGTCGACGCGACGGGCATGGCACGCGAAGCTGCGATGGCCAAGATAGGGATCGGCCGCGACGCGGCCGACATTGCCTTCCTTACCGCTTATGGCAGCGCTGTGCTCAACAGCCAGTCTGTCCAAGTCCAAGCCGTGCCCTGA
- a CDS encoding ABC1 kinase family protein: MFKSLMVAARDRERLGEVTGVLARYGLDTAIDRLGLGAKDFPAGEAAALPARTRLALEELGPTFVKLGQILATRSDLLPPDWITELERLHSQAATLPFETVRPAIEEALGESVSKAFAAFDPEPLAAASMAQVHRARLHDGRAIVLKIRRPGIRTRMEADLRLIAQFAAVLERASTEIRRFAPTALVQQLASAILEELDFTNEARNADRLRGDLAGNAQVVIPEIHWEWTSETLLAMDYIEGVAPRSAEALVEADIDPHAIASLGAQVVLDMVLLTGRFHADPHPGNLLCLPGNRLALLDLGLIGHVSPRRREELLRFVQAINIGDPQALAETLALWSAGESPPRERLLLAAEQLVARHGGTRLVLATLVNDFFALMRQERLTVPPDLLLIFKALVTIDGVLANIAPGFDLTLALRQAAVRIVASRLDPAAWTPVLQGLLLEITRIGQDGPRLLRLIIERLERDQVIPPRRWGTEIAAAGRWIAGAIVAGSLILAAAVTLF, translated from the coding sequence ATGTTCAAAAGCTTGATGGTAGCGGCCCGGGACCGGGAGCGTCTTGGTGAGGTCACCGGGGTCCTGGCGCGTTATGGCCTCGACACGGCGATCGACCGGCTCGGGCTGGGCGCCAAAGATTTTCCTGCGGGCGAGGCAGCGGCGCTGCCCGCACGCACGCGCCTGGCGCTGGAGGAATTGGGTCCCACCTTCGTCAAGCTGGGGCAAATTCTCGCCACACGCAGCGATCTTCTTCCGCCCGACTGGATTACCGAATTGGAGCGGCTTCACAGCCAGGCGGCGACGCTCCCCTTCGAAACGGTGCGGCCCGCCATCGAGGAGGCCTTGGGAGAATCTGTCAGTAAGGCATTCGCCGCGTTCGATCCCGAGCCGCTTGCCGCCGCCTCGATGGCGCAGGTCCACCGCGCCCGCCTGCACGATGGTCGCGCCATCGTCCTCAAGATCCGGCGGCCCGGCATCCGGACCCGCATGGAAGCGGATCTGCGCCTCATCGCCCAGTTCGCGGCGGTCCTCGAGCGGGCCAGTACGGAAATCCGGCGCTTTGCTCCCACCGCGCTCGTCCAACAGCTCGCGTCCGCAATCCTGGAGGAACTCGACTTCACCAACGAGGCCCGCAATGCCGACCGCCTGCGCGGCGATCTCGCCGGCAACGCGCAGGTCGTCATTCCCGAGATCCACTGGGAATGGACGTCGGAAACGCTGCTGGCCATGGACTATATCGAAGGGGTCGCGCCGCGCTCGGCAGAGGCCCTCGTCGAGGCAGACATCGATCCCCACGCGATCGCATCGCTCGGCGCCCAGGTCGTGCTCGACATGGTCCTTCTCACCGGCCGGTTCCATGCCGATCCCCACCCCGGCAATCTCCTGTGCTTGCCCGGAAACCGCCTCGCCCTGCTGGACCTCGGCTTGATCGGCCATGTCAGCCCCAGGCGCCGGGAAGAGCTTTTGCGCTTCGTCCAGGCTATCAATATCGGAGATCCGCAGGCCCTGGCGGAGACGCTCGCCCTTTGGTCCGCCGGTGAGAGCCCGCCTCGCGAGCGGCTCCTTCTGGCGGCCGAACAGCTTGTCGCCCGCCATGGCGGCACGCGCCTGGTGCTCGCCACCCTGGTCAATGATTTTTTCGCGCTCATGCGGCAGGAGCGGCTGACCGTCCCGCCCGACCTGCTGCTTATCTTCAAGGCACTGGTGACGATCGATGGCGTCCTCGCCAACATTGCCCCCGGCTTCGACCTGACCCTTGCTCTGCGGCAGGCTGCAGTGCGCATCGTTGCCTCGCGGCTAGATCCCGCTGCTTGGACCCCGGTGCTGCAAGGTCTGCTGCTCGAGATCACAAGGATCGGGCAGGATGGCCCGCGGCTGCTGAGGTTGATCATCGAGCGGCTGGAGCGCGATCAGGTCATCCCACCGCGGCGTTGGGGCACGGAGATCGCTGCGGCCGGGCGGTGGATCGCGGGCGCTATTGTCGCAGGATCGCTCATCCTCGCGGCGGCTGTCACGCTTTTCTAG
- a CDS encoding response regulator translates to MMADRQHVLVVDDEPVLRMILVDLLEGEGYAVEEASNAAEALEVLQALPSIRIVVTDIQMPGSMDGLRLARYIRDAYPPIALIVSSGAVRPEQDALPDDAVFLSKPVDHRELLRVIEDRLSAA, encoded by the coding sequence ATGATGGCCGATAGGCAACATGTTCTGGTTGTCGATGACGAGCCGGTCCTCCGGATGATCCTTGTCGATCTCCTGGAGGGCGAGGGATATGCGGTCGAAGAGGCTTCTAACGCCGCCGAGGCTCTTGAGGTCCTGCAAGCGCTGCCCTCGATCCGGATCGTCGTCACCGATATCCAGATGCCGGGGTCGATGGATGGTTTGCGCCTGGCGCGCTATATTCGCGATGCCTATCCTCCCATTGCTCTGATCGTTTCCTCAGGCGCCGTTCGGCCCGAGCAAGACGCGTTGCCCGACGATGCTGTCTTTCTCTCGAAGCCGGTCGACCATCGCGAATTGCTCCGCGTGATCGAGGACCGCCTCTCCGCCGCCTGA
- a CDS encoding Na+/H+ antiporter: protein MEVISIVLLLLLAVILSGILSRMVPLPFPRPLFQIALGALIGLAADWRVTLDPEIFFLLFLPPLLFLDGWRIPREELFKDGKTIVELALGLVVATVVGMGFFIHWMIPAMPLAVAFALAAVVSPTDPIAVSAIAQRVPIPKRMMHILEGESLLNDASGLVCLRFAIAATLTGAFSLHQAAINFVWVALGGLAVGAGLTWLVSHAKNWVSRRYGEEGGAQILISLLLPFGSYLVAEHLHCSGILAAVAAGLTMGFVEGSGELAASTRIRRNTVWDVIQFTANGVIFVLLGEQLPAILAGAAETVRLTGHHESWWLGVYVLAINLGLAALRFLWVWLSFRLSFFRQGEGQSTPNWRIVAAMSFAGVRGAITLAGVLTLPLVLSDGSPFPGRDLAIFLAMGVIIVSLLVASLGLPVLLRGLRMPPEHDQQSVEDAARIKAAEAAIARIEEVQHELAEGRADADLYVSAAARIMDGYRERIESRVGTREENAEMRRGEAIERRLRIAALKAERSQIFRMVRKRELGSELARKLIRELDLAEARHAAQLG from the coding sequence TTGGAAGTCATCTCGATCGTTCTGCTTCTGCTGCTCGCGGTGATCCTGAGCGGCATCCTTTCGCGAATGGTCCCCCTGCCGTTCCCCCGGCCATTGTTTCAGATCGCGCTTGGCGCGCTCATCGGGCTTGCTGCGGACTGGCGGGTCACGCTCGATCCCGAAATCTTCTTCCTCCTCTTCTTGCCGCCGCTGCTCTTCCTGGATGGCTGGCGTATTCCGCGCGAGGAATTGTTCAAGGACGGCAAGACGATTGTCGAACTGGCCCTGGGCCTTGTAGTGGCGACGGTCGTCGGAATGGGCTTTTTCATCCACTGGATGATCCCGGCCATGCCGCTTGCCGTCGCCTTCGCGCTGGCGGCGGTCGTCTCGCCGACGGATCCGATCGCCGTTTCGGCGATCGCGCAGCGCGTGCCCATTCCCAAGCGGATGATGCATATCCTGGAAGGGGAGTCGCTGCTCAACGACGCCTCCGGCCTCGTCTGCCTGCGCTTTGCCATCGCAGCGACGCTGACCGGCGCCTTTTCGCTTCACCAGGCCGCCATCAACTTCGTGTGGGTCGCGCTGGGCGGGCTGGCGGTCGGTGCGGGCCTGACCTGGCTCGTCTCGCACGCCAAGAACTGGGTGTCGCGGCGCTATGGCGAGGAGGGCGGAGCGCAGATCCTCATTAGCCTTCTTTTGCCCTTCGGGTCCTATCTCGTTGCCGAACACTTGCACTGTTCGGGCATCCTGGCTGCGGTGGCCGCAGGCCTTACGATGGGTTTCGTTGAGGGGAGCGGCGAACTTGCCGCCTCGACGCGCATTCGCCGCAACACGGTGTGGGATGTCATCCAGTTCACCGCCAATGGCGTGATCTTCGTGCTGCTCGGTGAACAGCTGCCGGCCATCCTCGCGGGCGCGGCGGAGACGGTGCGCCTCACCGGTCATCATGAATCCTGGTGGCTCGGCGTTTATGTGCTTGCGATCAATCTTGGACTGGCCGCCTTGCGCTTTCTTTGGGTTTGGCTGTCGTTCCGCTTGAGTTTCTTCCGGCAGGGCGAGGGACAATCGACCCCGAACTGGCGCATAGTCGCAGCGATGTCCTTTGCCGGCGTGCGCGGCGCTATCACGCTTGCGGGCGTACTCACGCTACCGCTCGTGCTCAGCGATGGGTCGCCCTTCCCTGGGCGCGACCTCGCCATTTTCCTGGCGATGGGGGTCATCATAGTCTCGCTGCTGGTCGCGAGCCTTGGCCTTCCCGTCCTGCTGCGCGGCCTGCGCATGCCGCCCGAGCATGACCAGCAGAGCGTCGAAGATGCCGCGCGCATCAAAGCGGCCGAAGCGGCCATCGCCCGGATCGAGGAGGTCCAGCATGAACTGGCCGAGGGCCGGGCGGATGCCGATCTCTATGTGTCGGCTGCCGCGCGGATCATGGACGGCTACCGCGAGCGGATCGAAAGCAGGGTGGGGACGCGCGAGGAAAATGCCGAGATGCGGCGAGGTGAGGCGATCGAACGGCGCCTGCGCATCGCCGCGCTCAAAGCGGAACGGAGCCAGATCTTTCGCATGGTTCGCAAGCGAGAGCTTGGCAGCGAGCTTGCGCGCAAGCTCATACGGGAGCTTGATCTCGCGGAAGCCCGCCATGCGGCCCAGCTCGGCTGA
- a CDS encoding alkylphosphonate utilization protein: protein MSSSDDYVYDEASGEWISPQDVQAQAQGLSDAVEVRDAVGNILADGDSVTLIKDLTVKGANQTLKRGTLIRSIRLTGDPQEIDCRYEGIKGLVLRAEFVRKR, encoded by the coding sequence ATGAGCAGTTCGGACGACTATGTGTATGACGAAGCCTCCGGCGAGTGGATCAGCCCGCAGGATGTACAGGCCCAGGCACAAGGCCTGAGCGATGCGGTCGAAGTGCGCGATGCCGTGGGCAATATCCTTGCCGATGGCGACAGCGTCACTCTGATCAAGGATCTCACCGTCAAGGGCGCCAACCAGACGCTCAAGCGCGGCACTCTCATCAGGTCCATTCGCCTGACCGGCGATCCCCAGGAAATCGATTGCCGCTACGAGGGTATCAAGGGCCTCGTCTTGCGCGCCGAATTCGTCCGCAAGCGCTGA